One genomic segment of Ipomoea triloba cultivar NCNSP0323 chromosome 9, ASM357664v1 includes these proteins:
- the LOC116030629 gene encoding WRKY transcription factor 22-like, translating to MEDDWDLHAVVRGCAAAASSSAATATATTASPLGSAFQPRQDQDLLCLQDLLEFGAKRNESRRRFNDDLHDLYRPFFRPPPPPPPSQPPQPSLQRTQAAPPLSPQNTPISPLSVLGGLPDLSPSHQILKPHISPAATIIHPKKQPFPVNISSATTPTTPHTQSPRSKRRKNQLKRVCQVPAEALSSDVWSWRKYGQKPIKGSPYPRGYYRCSTSKGCLARKQVERNRSDPSMFIVTYTAEHNHPMPTHRNSLAGSTRQKPAAAHQPETSGDTMKSAASPPLTSPAPEKQESSRDEREDMFEDEDDEFGVANMAIDSLGPDDDFFEGLEDLGGDCFPDSLPGTTLQFPWLTTTTAAGGG from the exons ATGGAGGATGATTGGGATCTACATGCGGTGGTCAGAGGCTGCGCAGCCGCTGCCTCCTCGTCCGcagccaccgccaccgccaccaccgCTTCTCCTCTTGGCAGCGCCTTCCAGCCAAGGCAAGACCAAGACTTGCTCTGCTTACAAGATCTGCTTGAATTTGGGGCGAAGAGAAATGAGAGCAGACGGCGCTTTAACGACGACTTGCATGATCTGTACAGGCCTTTCTTTCGgccgccgccaccgccaccgccatcTCAACCTCCGCAGCCGTCTCTGCAACGAACGCAGGCAGCGCCGCCTCTCTCCCCGCAGAACACGCCAATCTCACCCCTCTCTGTTCTCGGCGGATTACCAGATCTGTCTCCCTCCCACCAAATCCTCAAACCACACATTTCTCCCGCTGCGACAATCATTCACCCGAAGAAACAACCTTTCCCCGTCAATATTTCTTCTGCAACTACTCCTACTACTCCTCATACTCAAAGCCCAAGAAGCAAAAGAag AAAGAACCAGTTGAAGAGGGTGTGCCAAGTTCCTGCTGAGGCTTTATCTTCTGATGTGTGGTCTTGGAGAAAATATGGGCAAAAACCCATCAAAGGCTCCCCATACCCAAG GGGTTACTACAGATGTAGCACCTCCAAGGGGTGTTTGGCCAGAAAACAAGTGGAGCGGAATAGATCTGACCCGTCTATGTTCATCGTCACCTACACAGCAGAGCACAACCACCCTATGCCTACCCACCGGAACTCGCTCGCGGGCAGCACCCGCCAAAAGCCGGCGGCGGCCCACCAACCGGAAACCTCTGGTGATACCATGAAGTCCGCCGCCTCGCCGCCGCTGACTTCTCCGGCGCCGGAAAAGCAAGAAAGCAGCAGGGACGAGAGAGAGGATATGTTTGAGGACGAAGACGACGAATTCGGCGTGGCGAACATGGCAATAGATAGCTTGGGCCCCGACGACGACTTTTTCGAGGGCTTGGAAGACCTGGGCGGTGATTGTTTCCCCGATAGTTTACCCGGCACGACCTTGCAGTTCCCTTGGCTGACGACAACAACGGCGGCCGGCGGTGGTTGA